The Candidatus Baltobacteraceae bacterium genome has a window encoding:
- a CDS encoding TfuA-like protein, with the protein MSVRSLCVFCGPSLPPEDRVAHNSVTYLRPASRGDVARAAEHFDTMLIIDGVFHHDLAPTPREVYDALERVTIFGASSMGALRAAECAPYGAVPLGAIARWYVRELIDGDDEVAVLVDPESQRALTVPSVNVRYVAKLGVRRGLMNRPVSEAWVRDARDIFYMDRTWEGAIALAPPNVRSALHEIASEEGDLKRWDARFALRSVLRRLAA; encoded by the coding sequence ATGAGCGTGCGCTCGCTTTGCGTTTTCTGCGGTCCTTCGTTGCCGCCGGAAGATCGCGTCGCTCACAACTCCGTAACGTACCTGCGACCGGCCTCTCGCGGAGACGTCGCGCGAGCCGCCGAGCACTTCGATACGATGCTGATTATCGACGGCGTCTTTCATCACGACCTCGCTCCGACGCCGCGTGAAGTGTACGATGCGCTCGAACGCGTAACAATTTTCGGCGCATCGAGCATGGGCGCGCTTCGCGCAGCCGAGTGCGCGCCGTACGGCGCGGTTCCGCTGGGCGCGATCGCGCGGTGGTACGTTCGCGAGCTGATCGACGGTGACGACGAGGTCGCGGTGCTCGTCGACCCGGAATCGCAGCGCGCGTTAACGGTACCGAGCGTCAACGTACGGTACGTCGCGAAATTGGGCGTGCGCCGCGGACTGATGAATCGCCCGGTCTCCGAGGCATGGGTGCGCGATGCGCGCGACATCTTTTACATGGATCGCACGTGGGAGGGCGCCATCGCACTCGCGCCGCCGAACGTTCGGAGTGCCTTGCACGAGATCGCGAGCGAGGAAGGCGATCTCAAACGTTGGGACGCGCGCTTCGCCCTTCGTTCGGTGCTGAGGCGTTTAGCGGCATGA
- a CDS encoding YcaO-like family protein, which produces MTLRMPSSEPKAPGSYDRSVSIERTLALVPELRKRFGITRIADTTRLDRPDIPTFSAVVPHSDLLSVFNGKGATREAALVSAVMEAVERQVMGAPSVETHRRCLREISRVLDLDALGLLPEARDLEAECAWGTDLLGGDNVPVPMHAIQCPWYGQRLFSGSSSNGVASGNTLTEALYHGLAELVERHVWSLFHVRCELVPRFYRRGAPDTVAAEMFAFPSGDDYLDRLARSIEEAGLTLRVMILQEDDLPVVALATTAEPGSDPPMAHQGMGCSLSPAHAVGRAITECVQSRVVDIAGARDDLLRPDDPPRVTGEHTRRPRLLPKGRWFLDLPAREVRLDQLRDRCSTDLAHDLQLVLDVLRADGLGPVIAIEISPDDVPVSVVRIVAPNLETTFSNGRIGRHGTALFSPFRIVKEKTICP; this is translated from the coding sequence ATGACGTTGCGTATGCCCTCATCGGAGCCCAAAGCGCCCGGTTCGTACGATCGCAGCGTTTCGATAGAGAGAACTCTGGCGCTCGTGCCCGAGCTGCGCAAGCGTTTCGGCATCACGCGGATTGCCGATACCACGCGGCTAGACCGGCCGGATATCCCGACGTTCTCGGCGGTCGTTCCGCACTCGGATCTTCTGAGCGTTTTTAACGGTAAGGGTGCGACGCGCGAAGCTGCGCTCGTCAGCGCCGTGATGGAAGCGGTCGAACGCCAAGTCATGGGTGCGCCCTCCGTTGAGACACACCGCCGCTGCCTGCGCGAAATTAGCCGCGTGCTGGATCTAGACGCGTTGGGACTATTGCCGGAGGCACGCGATCTTGAAGCGGAGTGCGCGTGGGGCACCGACTTGCTCGGCGGCGATAACGTACCCGTGCCGATGCACGCGATCCAGTGTCCGTGGTACGGGCAGCGCCTCTTTTCGGGTTCGAGCAGCAATGGCGTCGCCTCGGGAAATACGCTTACCGAGGCGCTCTATCACGGTCTGGCCGAGCTCGTCGAGCGTCACGTGTGGTCGCTGTTCCACGTACGGTGCGAGCTCGTTCCGCGCTTTTACCGGCGTGGTGCTCCCGATACCGTCGCCGCCGAAATGTTCGCTTTCCCTAGCGGCGATGATTATCTCGACCGACTCGCTCGCTCCATCGAAGAGGCAGGACTGACGCTGCGCGTGATGATTCTCCAGGAGGACGATCTTCCGGTCGTAGCACTCGCGACGACAGCTGAGCCCGGTTCGGATCCGCCGATGGCTCATCAGGGGATGGGATGCAGCCTGTCGCCTGCGCACGCAGTTGGCCGCGCCATCACGGAATGCGTTCAGAGCCGCGTCGTCGACATTGCGGGAGCACGCGACGATCTATTGCGCCCCGACGATCCTCCGCGAGTCACCGGCGAACATACCCGACGTCCGCGCTTATTGCCGAAGGGTCGCTGGTTTCTCGACCTGCCGGCGCGCGAGGTGAGGTTGGATCAGCTTCGAGACCGATGCAGCACCGATCTCGCGCACGATTTGCAGCTCGTGCTCGACGTACTACGAGCCGACGGCCTCGGTCCCGTTATAGCGATCGAGATTTCGCCGGACGATGTCCCCGTTAGCGTCGTTCGCATCGTCGCGCCGAACCTCGAGACTACCTTTAGCAACGGTAGAATCGGCCGGCACGGGACGGCGCTTTTTAGCCCATTCCGGATCGTCAAGGAGAAAACGATATGCCCATGA
- a CDS encoding AAA family ATPase gives MHAEERSATELIGRARELDSIARALERSRKDGVPLVIGIEGEPGIGKSTLLHAAAAHARGDKWIVATATCYAVQQPIPLTVVRQLLRSLLEAIGDERARYATGLQAVLESPKPESAAHAFARLLEGVTLDRPVVLALDDAQWGDRDSLQLLDETMASLGDRAVAALYATRSREEYATPKPEIVVPLQPLDEAAASAVARHLLPEVSDEIVGAVVNHARGSPLDIVALSTAIARVDRPSVDDVASSRRSAIARDVQAASPDLREFLQVCSLIDGPVRYYALEQLWPQPEKLDALVRSAVGRYLRVTELGIEFDHALIAEGIRHTIAVPIPYRRRIVAALERLESPALEDLQILASQKAECGDRVGAFNVLADVAQKAAASGQTRLTASASARALTFAEPSSDVARTFFPDYADALFALDRDSEAIAVLERALRLFDAAGTGIPGAAIGRLMLAQSFNDQLTSAESTYARFLPLMNGDAERAHVISAAIWFAACRADMELADDLEEQLLKCTCELPLSAKIRMRNFRAFVLAQRGRHNEAMALLDEAAAIVNEATLLGHVGISTNQRDWPRLLLSLFEYGTRILEPLVGERLRNFGDIGVTPAGEYFLALSEFLGGSWDRVEMRIAETLDHNVSPTGRRRFFSLAAAIAALRHSNSPYSKGIETDVAAFLAGRREGWYVPLAAWWAVATAQSEPKTARTVLAHLLSQLDKAGDPHVYLPRLVLVLLAHRLRDDASLVLLASHAGYKPDMPWHRVHDNLARGIAACLLGRHPDVEMSTTVAHARELGLNVYADLAATMQSKTDALASSRLSALGIKWSGTAKPVKDVFLKPTARELQVAALVAEGKSNQQIADELVLSQRTVEVHISNLFNKIGATSRTQLATWFVRLDAGN, from the coding sequence ATGCACGCCGAAGAGCGCTCTGCAACGGAGCTGATAGGCCGTGCGCGCGAGCTCGATAGTATCGCGCGCGCGCTCGAGCGTTCGCGCAAGGACGGCGTTCCGCTCGTCATCGGGATCGAGGGAGAACCCGGTATCGGCAAGTCGACGCTGCTACACGCCGCCGCGGCGCATGCACGAGGGGATAAGTGGATCGTCGCGACCGCGACGTGCTACGCCGTACAACAGCCGATCCCGTTAACGGTCGTGCGACAACTCTTACGCAGTTTGCTCGAGGCGATCGGAGACGAGCGCGCGCGCTACGCTACGGGTCTGCAAGCCGTTCTCGAGAGCCCAAAGCCCGAATCCGCAGCGCACGCATTTGCTCGTCTCCTCGAAGGCGTCACGTTGGATCGGCCGGTCGTACTGGCGCTCGACGATGCGCAGTGGGGCGATCGGGACTCGTTGCAACTGCTCGACGAAACGATGGCTTCTTTAGGAGATCGCGCGGTCGCTGCGCTGTATGCGACCCGTTCTCGCGAAGAATACGCGACGCCTAAGCCTGAGATAGTCGTACCATTGCAACCCCTCGACGAGGCCGCTGCAAGCGCCGTCGCGCGCCATCTTCTCCCCGAAGTTTCGGACGAAATCGTTGGCGCCGTAGTCAATCACGCACGTGGCTCTCCGCTCGATATCGTCGCGCTCTCCACGGCAATCGCACGAGTCGATCGTCCGTCGGTTGACGACGTCGCGTCCAGCCGTCGCAGCGCAATCGCGCGCGACGTGCAAGCGGCATCACCCGATCTGCGCGAGTTTCTTCAAGTGTGCTCGCTTATCGACGGACCTGTCCGCTATTACGCCTTGGAACAACTTTGGCCGCAACCCGAGAAACTCGACGCTCTCGTCAGGTCCGCAGTCGGTCGATATCTTCGCGTCACGGAGCTCGGGATAGAGTTCGATCACGCGCTCATTGCCGAGGGCATCCGTCATACGATTGCGGTGCCGATTCCGTATCGAAGACGGATCGTCGCCGCGCTGGAGCGTCTCGAGTCACCAGCGCTCGAGGATCTCCAGATACTTGCCTCACAAAAAGCCGAGTGCGGCGATCGCGTCGGAGCGTTTAACGTGTTGGCAGACGTGGCGCAGAAAGCGGCGGCCTCGGGTCAAACGCGCCTCACGGCCAGCGCGTCGGCGCGTGCGCTGACGTTTGCCGAACCCTCGTCCGACGTCGCGCGTACGTTTTTTCCAGATTACGCCGATGCACTGTTCGCGCTCGATCGGGATTCCGAGGCAATTGCCGTCCTCGAACGCGCACTCCGGCTCTTTGACGCTGCCGGGACGGGGATCCCCGGAGCAGCCATCGGCCGCCTCATGCTCGCGCAAAGCTTTAACGATCAACTGACGTCGGCAGAATCGACGTATGCCCGTTTCCTTCCGTTGATGAACGGCGACGCCGAACGCGCGCACGTGATCTCCGCGGCAATCTGGTTCGCAGCGTGCCGCGCGGACATGGAACTTGCAGACGACCTTGAAGAGCAGCTGCTTAAATGTACCTGCGAATTACCGCTTTCGGCTAAGATAAGAATGCGGAACTTTAGAGCCTTCGTGTTGGCGCAGCGGGGGAGGCACAACGAGGCGATGGCCCTGCTGGACGAAGCTGCCGCAATCGTCAACGAAGCAACGCTCCTGGGTCACGTTGGAATTTCGACCAACCAGCGTGACTGGCCACGTCTGTTACTGAGTCTCTTCGAATACGGAACGCGCATTCTCGAACCGCTCGTCGGAGAACGCCTGCGCAATTTTGGCGACATCGGCGTAACGCCCGCCGGCGAGTACTTTCTCGCGCTTTCGGAATTTCTAGGCGGCAGCTGGGATCGTGTCGAGATGCGAATTGCAGAAACCCTCGATCACAATGTCAGTCCTACGGGACGGCGACGATTTTTCAGCTTGGCGGCGGCAATTGCTGCGCTTCGGCATAGCAATTCACCCTATAGCAAAGGAATCGAAACCGATGTTGCGGCGTTCCTCGCGGGGCGACGCGAAGGCTGGTACGTTCCGCTGGCGGCTTGGTGGGCGGTGGCTACGGCCCAATCAGAACCGAAAACGGCCCGGACGGTGCTCGCGCACCTTCTCTCGCAACTAGATAAGGCCGGCGATCCCCACGTATACTTACCGAGGTTGGTGCTCGTATTGCTCGCGCATCGTCTTCGCGACGATGCAAGTCTCGTGCTTCTCGCTTCCCACGCGGGTTATAAGCCCGATATGCCGTGGCACAGGGTTCACGACAACCTTGCGCGCGGGATCGCAGCCTGCCTATTGGGCCGGCACCCCGACGTCGAAATGAGCACGACGGTAGCGCACGCTCGCGAACTCGGACTCAACGTGTATGCCGACCTGGCTGCGACGATGCAAAGCAAAACCGATGCGCTCGCGAGTTCGCGGCTTTCCGCGCTGGGCATCAAATGGTCAGGCACAGCTAAACCGGTCAAGGATGTCTTCCTGAAACCTACCGCGCGCGAGCTTCAAGTCGCCGCCCTTGTAGCGGAAGGAAAGAGCAATCAACAAATCGCCGACGAGCTGGTTTTGAGTCAGCGTACGGTCGAAGTGCACATTTCCAACCTTTTCAATAAGATCGGCGCCACCTCGCGCACGCAGCTCGCAACGTGGTTCGTGCGACTCGACGCAGGCAACTAG
- a CDS encoding ABC transporter substrate-binding protein: MRKALLTFLGLLLLARCGGTKARLVHLGQRAAPGLLRIATIADPTTLNPYLTTSDIGYDLASLTYSYLVESDDRGHLIGDLATEVPTTANGGISTDGRTYVYHLRRGVRWQDGVPFTGRDVAASWRAIVDPGHPVVEREGYDRIASIGLPDPWTLVVRLRDRYPPFVTRFFAPLQDGGKPVLAEHVLKRLRNFTTGELATNAVGTGPFRFASWARGDRVTFVRNENYFRGRPHVARIVVQLIPDAQTAALALTTDSVDLIVEAQPALLAQYRSVAGASVRTVPFNAQVQLLIDCARPFLKDAAVRRAIAHAIPYSVILGSIMHGVEARASSMLAPSALGYEPLPAHAYDVKKAAAELDEAGWHAAAGGIRERRGERLEMTLATLAGAPTFERIALVVQSSLRKAGIDATIKPYGYQMLDAPNGPILSGTYDLSLFGNSLNWDPDAYDTYACDRWYPHGANLTRFCDKRVDVLERAGLQTDDAAERTAIYRHAARILWSDLPYVPLNDGRRLVVTSRRLRNYRPNPTVTPWWNAWQWSV; encoded by the coding sequence ATGCGAAAGGCGCTTTTGACGTTTCTCGGTCTCCTTTTGCTTGCCCGTTGCGGCGGCACGAAGGCGAGACTCGTCCACCTGGGCCAACGCGCGGCCCCGGGTCTGTTGCGGATCGCTACGATCGCCGATCCCACCACGCTAAATCCCTATCTTACGACCAGCGACATCGGCTACGATCTCGCTTCGCTGACCTACTCGTACCTCGTGGAATCCGACGACCGGGGTCACCTTATCGGAGATCTCGCGACGGAGGTTCCGACGACCGCTAACGGCGGAATCTCCACGGACGGCCGCACCTACGTGTATCATCTGCGTCGAGGCGTGCGCTGGCAGGACGGCGTGCCCTTTACGGGTCGCGACGTCGCGGCCTCGTGGCGCGCGATCGTCGATCCCGGTCATCCCGTCGTCGAGCGGGAGGGCTACGATCGCATCGCCTCGATCGGTCTGCCGGATCCGTGGACGCTCGTCGTTCGCTTACGCGATCGCTACCCGCCGTTCGTCACGCGGTTCTTCGCACCGTTGCAAGACGGCGGAAAGCCGGTATTGGCCGAACACGTTTTGAAACGCCTTCGCAATTTTACTACCGGCGAGTTGGCGACGAACGCCGTCGGCACCGGACCGTTTCGGTTCGCGTCGTGGGCGCGCGGCGACCGCGTGACGTTCGTTCGTAACGAGAACTACTTCCGCGGCCGGCCGCACGTGGCAAGAATCGTTGTGCAGTTGATTCCCGACGCACAAACCGCGGCGCTCGCGCTGACGACCGATAGTGTGGACCTCATCGTCGAGGCACAGCCGGCGCTCCTGGCACAGTATCGCTCCGTCGCAGGCGCGAGCGTGCGAACCGTGCCGTTCAACGCGCAAGTTCAACTGCTCATCGATTGCGCGCGGCCGTTTCTCAAAGACGCCGCCGTGCGTCGTGCCATCGCGCACGCGATCCCGTATTCCGTCATACTCGGGAGCATCATGCACGGCGTGGAGGCCAGAGCCAGCAGCATGCTGGCACCGAGCGCTCTGGGTTACGAACCGCTCCCCGCTCACGCGTACGATGTGAAAAAAGCTGCGGCGGAACTCGACGAGGCGGGATGGCACGCGGCGGCGGGCGGCATTCGCGAGCGTCGCGGCGAGCGCTTGGAAATGACGCTTGCAACGCTTGCGGGTGCGCCGACGTTCGAACGCATCGCGCTCGTCGTTCAGTCGTCACTTCGTAAAGCCGGCATCGACGCGACGATTAAACCGTACGGATATCAGATGCTCGACGCGCCGAACGGACCGATCCTCAGCGGCACCTACGATCTGTCGCTCTTCGGTAATTCGCTGAACTGGGATCCCGATGCCTACGATACGTATGCGTGCGACCGCTGGTACCCGCATGGCGCCAACCTGACGCGGTTTTGCGACAAGCGAGTCGATGTGCTCGAGCGAGCCGGCCTGCAAACCGACGACGCAGCCGAGCGTACGGCAATCTATCGCCACGCAGCGCGGATACTCTGGTCGGATCTGCCCTACGTGCCTCTCAATGACGGCAGGCGGCTCGTCGTTACCTCACGGCGCTTGCGCAACTATCGTCCGAATCCGACGGTGACGCCGTGGTGGAACGCGTGGCAGTGGTCGGTTTAA
- a CDS encoding ABC transporter substrate-binding protein — translation MPSARIARRSFLAAAAGAAASTLAPASAQVFVTPNPIPPNAQFLRQLTIGINVTLSGPLQKYGQEIIRGVQAAIDEANLYTPSALYVWAWRAFDDQGSTGLARSNVSAAAADATVVAMIGNLTTPLTLDALSQYANQNFALVVPTLTADAITRRGFHNVYRLPASDSSSGQLFASGALSKKNSACIAVALDGDYGYDVARAFVQQAKADHRSADVLLFPHDKTDPAEAARTVLDRNPNYVFLAGKTADLGPVAEALRLAGYTGDFGASDGFYNPDTIDRYQRILDGSLVASSMPPLDHVPSAVYLLNDFERKVGQVTAFSAYAYAATQLIMAAQQRSQATSRFSLLTSMQQGGTFTTLVGQFRFNISGDPLIPDIYLYSVHKEGFKYERPAIRTGFVF, via the coding sequence ATGCCTTCCGCTAGGATCGCGCGACGTTCGTTCTTGGCGGCGGCCGCGGGCGCGGCAGCCAGTACGCTTGCTCCTGCGAGCGCGCAGGTCTTCGTCACGCCGAATCCGATTCCGCCGAACGCGCAGTTCTTGCGCCAGCTGACGATCGGCATCAACGTCACGCTCTCCGGTCCGCTCCAGAAGTACGGCCAAGAAATCATTCGCGGCGTCCAAGCCGCGATTGACGAAGCCAATCTCTATACGCCGTCGGCGCTGTACGTGTGGGCGTGGCGCGCGTTCGACGACCAAGGCAGCACGGGATTAGCGCGCAGCAACGTCAGCGCGGCCGCGGCCGACGCCACGGTCGTCGCGATGATCGGGAATCTGACGACGCCGTTGACGCTCGACGCCCTCTCGCAGTACGCCAATCAGAACTTCGCGCTCGTCGTCCCAACCTTGACGGCCGACGCGATTACGCGGCGCGGATTTCATAACGTCTACCGCCTCCCCGCCAGCGACAGCAGTTCCGGCCAGCTGTTTGCCAGCGGCGCCCTATCGAAAAAGAACTCCGCTTGCATTGCGGTCGCGCTTGACGGCGATTACGGTTACGACGTCGCACGCGCGTTCGTCCAGCAAGCCAAGGCCGACCATCGCAGCGCCGACGTCTTGCTCTTTCCGCATGACAAGACCGATCCGGCTGAGGCGGCGCGCACGGTGCTCGACCGCAACCCCAACTACGTCTTTCTCGCGGGAAAGACGGCCGATCTCGGCCCGGTCGCCGAAGCGCTGCGCTTAGCGGGTTATACGGGAGACTTCGGGGCGAGCGACGGTTTCTACAATCCCGACACGATCGATCGCTACCAGCGTATTCTCGACGGCTCGCTCGTCGCGTCGTCGATGCCGCCGCTCGACCACGTGCCGAGCGCCGTCTACCTGCTCAACGATTTCGAGCGCAAAGTCGGTCAAGTCACGGCCTTCTCCGCCTACGCGTATGCGGCGACGCAACTCATCATGGCGGCGCAGCAGCGCTCCCAAGCCACGTCGCGCTTTTCGCTGTTGACGTCGATGCAGCAGGGCGGCACGTTCACGACGCTGGTCGGGCAGTTCCGATTCAACATCAGCGGCGATCCGCTCATCCCGGACATCTACCTCTATAGCGTACACAAAGAGGGCTTTAAATACGAGCGCCCGGCTATCCGAACGGGATTCGTTTTTTGA
- a CDS encoding UbiA-like polyprenyltransferase yields MTKVALFLREIRIEHTLFALPFAYVGAFMAAHGVPSWSSLGWITLAVLGARTAAMAANRFLDRDIDARNPRTARRAVASGALSPASMVWAIVIGLGVLLWAAWMLNPLCVKLMPIAVLLLLVYPLCKRFTWLVHFVLGAVDALAPLGAYIGVAGTVTWPAIFLFLAVTIWVAGFDVIYALMDVRVDRAQGLRSLPAHFGESTGRILPGLLHSAMVVLLALAGFIDVAGYAYYLGVVAAAALVLYEDRLFDRAGNVFVLNERIFIANMVFSIVFLVTTAAGYAFR; encoded by the coding sequence ATGACGAAGGTCGCGCTTTTTTTACGCGAGATCCGCATCGAGCACACGCTCTTCGCGTTGCCGTTTGCGTACGTCGGTGCGTTCATGGCCGCGCACGGTGTACCATCGTGGTCGTCGCTGGGCTGGATCACGTTGGCCGTTCTGGGTGCACGCACCGCGGCCATGGCCGCAAACCGCTTCCTCGACCGCGACATCGACGCGCGCAATCCGCGCACCGCGCGACGCGCCGTTGCCAGCGGCGCGCTCTCGCCGGCATCGATGGTCTGGGCCATCGTCATCGGACTGGGCGTGCTGTTGTGGGCGGCCTGGATGCTCAACCCGCTGTGCGTCAAGCTGATGCCGATCGCGGTGCTGCTTCTGCTGGTCTATCCGTTGTGCAAGCGGTTTACGTGGCTGGTGCATTTCGTCTTGGGCGCGGTCGACGCGCTCGCACCGCTGGGCGCGTACATCGGCGTCGCCGGCACCGTCACCTGGCCGGCCATCTTTCTCTTTCTTGCGGTCACCATCTGGGTCGCGGGTTTCGACGTCATCTACGCGCTCATGGACGTCCGGGTCGATCGCGCCCAAGGCCTGCGCTCGCTGCCGGCACACTTCGGTGAGTCCACCGGACGCATACTTCCCGGGCTGCTCCATTCGGCGATGGTCGTGCTGCTCGCGCTCGCCGGCTTTATCGACGTCGCGGGATACGCGTACTATCTCGGCGTCGTCGCCGCCGCCGCGCTCGTCCTTTATGAAGACCGGCTCTTCGACAGAGCCGGCAACGTCTTCGTGCTCAACGAGCGCATCTTCATCGCGAACATGGTGTTCTCCATCGTCTTTTTGGTAACCACGGCGGCTGGTTATGCCTTCCGCTAG